In a genomic window of Quercus lobata isolate SW786 chromosome 4, ValleyOak3.0 Primary Assembly, whole genome shotgun sequence:
- the LOC115985955 gene encoding uncharacterized protein LOC115985955, which yields MVFKDYTFFSYVFLATTVILLTGHAHGAGLCDNSPNKQVCDSIVYNRTDARDAVVAACHKLVFETKIAKGVAQKQPNSTEIHNCITNFDGSIGFAKNALNSLNNSQPLSSNTYLIAARANYKLCDDGFKNSGKTNPIAKSTKLLQDMASVGGYLATLVKT from the coding sequence ATGGTTTTCAAGGACTACACCTTTTTCTCATATGTCTTTTTAGCGACAACTGTCATCCTCCTCACTGGCCACGCTCATGGCGCTGGCCTCTGCGACAATTCTCCTAATAAGCAAGTCTGTGATTCAATTGTCTACAATCGGACTGACGCTCGTGATGCCGTGGTTGCAGCCTGTCACAAATTGGTTTTCGAGACCAAAATTGCAAAGGGGGTGGCCCAAAAGCAACCCAATTCCACCGAAATTCACAATTGCATAACGAATTTTGACGGTTCCATTGGCTTCGCCAAAAACGCCTTAAATTCCCTCAATAACAGTCAACCCCTTTCCTCAAATACCTACCTCATTGCCGCCCGGGCCAACTACAAGTTATGCGATGACGGGTTCAAGAATTCTGGCAAAACCAATCCCATTGCCAAATCTACTAAGCTCTTACAGGACATGGCTAGCGTCGGTGGATATCTAGCAACTTTAGTTAAAACATGA